One window of Candidatus Methanomethylicota archaeon genomic DNA carries:
- a CDS encoding metallophosphoesterase: MRIIAITDVHGRLNQALKMAETVKREGVKAILLAGDLSRYKSIEEAYEILKALTSVGVKVFYVPGNMDDPKICEEVNVENAICIHERTVEFEGYVIAGMGGALKGPFNTPFELSEEQILEILKKVMDKIESGKRAILVTHNPPYNTKVDELGFREHVGSRSLRMIIEKYKPILNVCGHIHEARGMDNVYGTIVVNPGPLMHGYYSIIDIGEEVKVNLMKMP, encoded by the coding sequence ATGAGGATTATAGCCATAACGGATGTTCATGGAAGGTTAAACCAAGCATTAAAGATGGCTGAAACTGTTAAGAGGGAGGGGGTAAAAGCAATACTCTTAGCTGGAGACCTTTCAAGATATAAGTCCATTGAAGAAGCATATGAAATCCTAAAAGCATTAACCAGCGTTGGGGTAAAGGTATTCTATGTACCTGGAAACATGGATGACCCAAAAATATGTGAAGAAGTGAATGTTGAAAATGCTATTTGCATACATGAAAGGACTGTGGAATTTGAGGGATATGTAATTGCAGGTATGGGAGGAGCCTTAAAAGGCCCATTCAACACACCATTCGAATTAAGCGAAGAACAAATCCTTGAAATACTGAAGAAAGTAATGGATAAAATTGAAAGTGGAAAGAGAGCTATACTAGTAACACATAATCCACCATACAACACTAAAGTTGATGAATTAGGTTTTAGAGAGCATGTGGGTAGTAGGAGTTTGAGGATGATCATTGAGAAATATAAACCAATACTGAATGTATGTGGACATATACATGAAGCTAGAGGTATGGATAACGTTTATGGGACAATAGTGGTGAATCCAGGACCATTAATGCATGGCTACTATTCAATAATCGACATTGGGGAAGAGGTTAAAGTAAACTTGATGAAAATGCCCTAA
- the lysA gene encoding diaminopimelate decarboxylase: MNVKSDIFLDYIGKLKGRGVDLNYLAEKYGTPLYFIDGDVVKHNYEILRNAIGGVYDKFLICYAYKANTCIALLKLLNSLGAGAEVVSGGELYAAKLAGVPMDRVVFDGVSKSPGELSYAVFEGVLLINIENMDELYWIDKFAGDFNIKVSVGVRVNFDIPTKTHGHISTGARIHKFGLSVENAFKAYNLALKLSHIHVAGIHVHIGSQITDIQPYSIAVDKILSFCAELKRSLGLELEIIDLGGGFGVPYSIEDPTFPLNDYCKVIERLKNASREIFTSQPLLIIEPGRFIVGNAGILLTRVNYVKENYGVKWVLVDAGMNDLIRPALYGAHHPIYNLSSNEDVEVYNVGGPICESSDVFGFDVKLNRVRQGDLLAIMNVGAYGFSMSSNYNSRPKPAIVMYCDGEVKLVRRRESYADIFSHEVF, from the coding sequence ATGAATGTTAAAAGCGATATATTCTTAGACTATATTGGAAAGCTGAAAGGTAGAGGGGTTGATTTAAACTATCTGGCTGAGAAGTATGGTACGCCATTATATTTCATTGATGGTGATGTTGTTAAGCATAATTATGAGATTTTGAGGAATGCCATAGGTGGAGTTTACGATAAATTTCTAATATGCTACGCATATAAGGCGAACACTTGTATAGCTTTACTGAAACTTTTAAATTCCCTTGGAGCTGGAGCTGAGGTTGTATCTGGGGGTGAGCTTTATGCTGCTAAACTTGCTGGGGTTCCAATGGATAGAGTTGTGTTTGATGGTGTATCTAAATCTCCAGGTGAACTCTCTTATGCGGTTTTTGAAGGTGTGTTGCTCATAAATATTGAGAATATGGATGAATTGTATTGGATAGATAAGTTTGCAGGAGACTTTAACATTAAGGTTTCTGTGGGTGTTAGGGTTAATTTTGATATACCCACAAAGACTCATGGTCATATTAGTACTGGTGCTAGGATTCATAAGTTTGGTTTAAGTGTTGAGAATGCATTTAAAGCTTACAATTTGGCTTTGAAATTAAGCCATATTCATGTTGCTGGTATACATGTGCATATAGGTTCCCAGATAACTGACATTCAACCATACAGTATAGCTGTGGATAAAATATTATCATTTTGTGCTGAGCTTAAGAGAAGTCTTGGATTGGAATTGGAGATTATAGATTTAGGTGGAGGATTCGGAGTACCATACTCAATTGAAGACCCAACATTCCCATTGAATGATTACTGTAAGGTCATTGAAAGGTTGAAGAATGCCTCTAGGGAAATTTTCACATCACAACCACTACTGATAATTGAGCCTGGAAGATTCATAGTTGGAAATGCTGGCATACTCCTAACTAGAGTTAATTATGTTAAGGAGAATTATGGTGTCAAATGGGTTTTGGTGGATGCTGGCATGAATGATCTAATTAGACCAGCACTGTATGGTGCTCACCATCCAATATACAATTTATCATCCAATGAGGATGTTGAAGTTTACAATGTTGGTGGACCTATATGTGAGAGTTCCGATGTATTCGGATTTGATGTTAAACTTAATAGGGTTAGGCAGGGGGATTTATTGGCTATCATGAATGTTGGTGCATATGGATTTTCCATGTCAAGCAATTATAATAGTAGACCTAAACCTGCAATTGTCATGTATTGTGATGGGGAGGTTAAATTGGTTAGGAGGAGGGAAAGCTATGCAGACATATTCTCACATGAAGTCTTTTAG
- a CDS encoding M55 family metallopeptidase: MGFKVFISADLEGVCGVVHSDQTNPGGRDYERACRLMTMEVNAAVEGAIQGGAKEIVVNDSHGSMRNIIIEELHPKAKLITGSPKILSMMAGIDETFDAVFFIGYHAKFGSINAIMDHTISGSVVRDVSINGLSVGEVGINAGIAGYYKVPVVLVTGDSAVTDEAKKLLGNVFTVKVKEALGRYSALCLHPSEARELIKSTAKRALENIDSFSPFTFNPPIKLNLTFMNSAMAELATMIPDVRRVDALTVEYISDDYLKCFKALRSMIYLASTLVR, translated from the coding sequence ATGGGATTTAAGGTATTTATTTCCGCAGATCTTGAAGGAGTATGTGGAGTTGTACATAGTGATCAGACAAATCCTGGTGGTAGGGATTATGAACGTGCATGTAGATTGATGACCATGGAGGTTAATGCTGCTGTGGAGGGTGCTATTCAAGGTGGAGCTAAGGAGATCGTGGTTAATGATTCCCATGGCTCCATGAGAAATATAATAATTGAAGAATTGCATCCAAAAGCTAAATTGATAACTGGTTCCCCAAAGATCTTATCGATGATGGCTGGCATAGATGAAACTTTTGATGCAGTATTCTTCATAGGTTATCATGCCAAGTTCGGTAGTATAAATGCTATTATGGATCATACGATATCTGGTTCGGTGGTTCGTGATGTTTCAATTAATGGTTTAAGTGTTGGTGAAGTTGGAATTAATGCTGGTATAGCTGGATATTATAAGGTTCCAGTGGTTCTAGTTACTGGAGATTCTGCAGTTACTGATGAAGCTAAAAAGCTTCTTGGAAATGTATTCACAGTTAAGGTTAAGGAGGCTTTGGGAAGGTATTCTGCACTCTGCCTTCACCCCTCTGAGGCGCGTGAGTTGATAAAGTCTACTGCTAAGCGTGCACTGGAGAATATTGATTCATTCTCCCCATTCACATTCAATCCACCCATAAAGCTCAATTTAACATTCATGAATTCAGCTATGGCTGAATTGGCAACCATGATTCCGGATGTGAGGAGGGTAGATGCATTAACCGTTGAATATATTTCAGATGATTATTTGAAGTGCTTTAAAGCTTTACGCTCAATGATATATTTAGCTTCAACTCTTGTGAGGTAA
- a CDS encoding glutamate mutase L: MSVKVMKFDVEKMQVALATDVGSTTTKARLFKKVDGVWRFICAGEAPTTVEKPFEDVTMGLRNAITEVEELTGHKLLKPDGSGLIIPYQGNNVGVDLYVSTSSAGGGLQMMVAGVVKTMTAESAERAALGAGAIVMDVMAIDDGRPPHKKIERMRFLRPDMILLAGGTDGGTIKHVVEMAELIKAAEPKPRFGLGYKLPIVYAGNKDAREHIKKTLGETFDLTIVDNLRPVLEVEVVEPARDAIHRLFMEHVMAHAPGYHKLTEWVMVPVMPTPAGEGMMFRTIAKMWNINVLGVGLGGATTNVYSVYEGKFVRTVSANLGMSYSITNVLKEAGVTNIMRWLPFEMDEREVRNRLANKMIRPTTLPQTLDDLLVEHAVAREAIRLGFEHHKLLARGLRGVQRRRTIADIFEQSMETETYINMMNIQLIGGTGGLLSHTPRRQQAALILIDAFQPKGVTRLMCDSIFMMPHLGVLSTVHPKAAMEIFERDCIVKLGTVIALDGHAKSPGPAVKVTAHMPDGRTVEKVVNYGDIDRIPLRDDETATVIIEPTGDFDVGMGPGKRREATVWGGAAGIVIDARGRPLKLPEDFRQRREALLRWFKALNAYPETIMSKEKI; this comes from the coding sequence ATGAGTGTAAAAGTTATGAAATTTGATGTTGAGAAAATGCAAGTTGCCTTAGCAACTGATGTTGGTAGCACCACGACGAAGGCTAGATTGTTTAAGAAGGTGGATGGAGTTTGGAGGTTTATATGTGCTGGTGAAGCTCCAACCACTGTTGAGAAGCCATTTGAAGATGTAACCATGGGGTTGAGGAATGCCATAACTGAAGTTGAAGAATTAACTGGACATAAACTACTAAAACCAGATGGTTCTGGTCTCATAATCCCATATCAAGGGAATAATGTGGGTGTAGATCTATACGTATCGACGAGTAGTGCTGGTGGTGGATTGCAGATGATGGTTGCAGGTGTCGTTAAGACCATGACTGCTGAGAGCGCTGAGAGGGCTGCCCTTGGTGCTGGTGCAATAGTTATGGATGTTATGGCAATAGATGATGGTAGACCTCCACATAAGAAGATTGAGAGGATGCGTTTCCTAAGACCTGACATGATACTACTAGCTGGTGGAACTGATGGTGGAACTATAAAGCATGTTGTGGAGATGGCTGAGCTTATAAAGGCAGCTGAACCAAAACCAAGATTTGGATTAGGCTACAAGCTTCCAATAGTTTATGCTGGAAATAAGGATGCTAGGGAACATATAAAGAAGACTCTTGGCGAAACATTTGATTTAACCATTGTGGATAATTTGAGACCTGTACTGGAAGTTGAGGTTGTGGAGCCTGCTAGGGATGCCATACATAGATTGTTCATGGAGCATGTTATGGCTCATGCCCCTGGATATCATAAATTAACTGAGTGGGTTATGGTTCCAGTCATGCCAACGCCTGCCGGTGAGGGTATGATGTTTAGAACTATTGCAAAGATGTGGAATATTAACGTTTTGGGTGTAGGTTTGGGTGGAGCTACAACAAACGTTTACTCCGTTTATGAGGGGAAGTTCGTTAGAACTGTTAGTGCGAATTTGGGTATGAGTTATAGTATCACCAATGTTTTGAAGGAGGCTGGTGTAACTAATATAATGAGGTGGTTACCATTTGAGATGGATGAGAGGGAGGTTAGGAATAGGTTGGCAAATAAAATGATTAGACCAACCACTTTACCTCAAACATTGGATGATCTGCTTGTGGAGCATGCAGTTGCAAGGGAAGCCATTAGGCTTGGATTTGAGCATCATAAGTTGTTGGCTAGGGGTTTGAGGGGTGTTCAGAGGAGGAGGACTATTGCAGATATATTTGAGCAATCCATGGAGACTGAAACATACATAAACATGATGAATATCCAGTTGATTGGTGGAACTGGAGGCCTATTATCCCATACTCCACGTAGACAACAAGCTGCACTCATATTGATAGATGCATTCCAGCCAAAGGGTGTTACAAGGCTTATGTGTGATAGCATATTCATGATGCCACATCTCGGCGTCTTATCAACTGTACATCCGAAGGCTGCCATGGAAATATTTGAGAGGGATTGTATCGTGAAGCTTGGGACAGTTATAGCTCTTGATGGTCATGCCAAGTCTCCTGGACCTGCAGTGAAGGTTACTGCCCATATGCCTGATGGTAGAACTGTGGAGAAGGTTGTCAATTATGGTGATATTGATAGGATACCTCTACGTGATGATGAAACTGCAACTGTTATTATTGAGCCAACAGGTGATTTCGATGTTGGTATGGGTCCTGGGAAGAGGAGGGAGGCAACTGTTTGGGGTGGAGCTGCTGGTATAGTTATAGATGCCAGAGGTAGACCATTGAAGCTTCCAGAAGACTTCCGCCAGCGTAGAGAGGCATTGTTGAGGTGGTTTAAGGCATTGAATGCTTATCCAGAAACCATTATGAGTAAGGAGAAGATTTAG
- a CDS encoding PINc/VapC family ATPase: MVNRIVPDTSVLVEGRLSKIILEEDIRDVEIIIPRVVLDELQAQASNGRESGFRGLDEIIKLRGMAGDRGISINIVGEIASIEDIKMAGMGRIDALIRDVAKKYDATLYTMDYVQSLVAEAEGVKVRFIGLESDYANLKIEDFFTNDTMSVHLKEGVPPYAKRGRPGRWELVKIRDRVCERAELEHLVRDILRRCHSNGNAFIEIVRHGAMVVQLGDYRIAIARPPFSDGLEITAVRPIVKVSLEDYALSDRLKRRLAERAEGILICGPPGAGKSTFASALAEFYRSTKNAIVKTMESPRDLQVNDEITQYAPLEGEFYKTAEILLLVRPDYTVFDELRKTEDFQVFVDMRLAGVGMIGVVHASSPVDAIHRFIGRIDYGVIPQVIDTVIFIKDGSVRKVYELDLVVKVPHGMTDEDLARPVVEVRDFESGEVEYEIYAFGEETVIVPIRGEARGRSLGRRFDDLLRYIRRFDPNAELDVISDNSVIVKVDRDVIPRIVGRNGSLISSIERRFNVRIELQPRVSSSMHSGSVDYSYRETKRSLIFYFGRDYAKCNMDVYVDGRYVGSYKCDKRARIVFNISSDVGKILSDALRNGLNIEFKPSQQQ, translated from the coding sequence ATGGTGAATAGGATAGTTCCAGATACAAGTGTATTGGTGGAGGGTAGGCTTTCCAAGATTATTTTGGAAGAGGATATTAGGGATGTTGAAATAATTATTCCGAGGGTAGTCTTAGATGAGTTGCAAGCTCAAGCTTCGAATGGTAGGGAGAGTGGCTTCAGGGGGCTTGATGAGATTATTAAGTTGAGGGGGATGGCTGGGGATAGGGGGATTAGCATCAATATTGTTGGTGAAATTGCATCCATTGAAGATATTAAGATGGCTGGTATGGGTAGGATTGATGCTTTGATTAGGGATGTGGCTAAGAAGTATGATGCCACACTTTACACAATGGATTATGTTCAGTCACTTGTGGCTGAAGCTGAGGGTGTTAAGGTTAGGTTTATTGGTTTAGAGTCTGATTATGCAAATCTGAAGATTGAAGACTTCTTTACCAATGACACCATGAGTGTTCATTTGAAGGAGGGGGTTCCACCATATGCTAAGCGTGGTAGACCTGGGAGGTGGGAGCTTGTTAAAATTAGGGATCGTGTTTGTGAGAGGGCTGAGCTTGAGCATCTAGTTAGGGATATACTTAGGAGATGTCACTCTAATGGCAATGCATTCATCGAAATTGTTAGGCATGGTGCAATGGTGGTGCAACTTGGAGATTATAGGATTGCCATAGCTAGACCTCCATTTTCAGATGGATTGGAGATAACGGCCGTGAGACCCATAGTTAAGGTTTCCCTTGAAGATTACGCTTTATCTGATAGGTTGAAGAGGAGGCTTGCGGAGAGGGCTGAGGGTATACTCATATGCGGCCCCCCTGGTGCTGGTAAATCCACATTTGCTTCAGCTCTAGCTGAATTCTATCGCTCCACAAAGAATGCCATTGTTAAGACCATGGAGTCTCCTAGGGATTTACAGGTTAACGATGAAATAACTCAGTATGCCCCTTTGGAGGGGGAGTTTTATAAGACTGCTGAAATCCTATTGCTAGTTAGACCCGATTACACTGTTTTTGATGAGTTGAGGAAAACTGAGGATTTCCAGGTTTTCGTGGATATGAGGCTTGCTGGTGTTGGGATGATTGGTGTGGTTCATGCATCTTCACCTGTTGATGCCATACATAGATTTATTGGTAGGATAGATTATGGTGTTATACCACAAGTCATTGACACTGTGATATTCATTAAGGATGGATCTGTCAGGAAGGTTTATGAGTTGGATTTGGTTGTTAAGGTTCCTCATGGTATGACTGATGAGGATCTAGCTAGACCTGTGGTTGAAGTTAGGGATTTTGAGAGTGGTGAGGTTGAATATGAGATATATGCATTTGGTGAGGAAACGGTTATAGTTCCAATTAGGGGGGAAGCTAGGGGTAGGAGTTTGGGGAGGAGGTTTGATGATTTATTGAGGTATATTAGGCGGTTCGATCCCAATGCTGAATTGGATGTTATCTCAGATAATTCTGTGATTGTTAAGGTTGATAGGGATGTTATTCCACGTATAGTTGGTAGGAATGGGAGTTTGATAAGTAGTATTGAAAGGAGGTTTAATGTTAGAATTGAACTTCAACCAAGAGTTTCATCTTCAATGCATTCTGGGAGTGTTGATTATAGTTATCGTGAGACTAAACGTAGCCTAATATTCTATTTTGGTAGAGATTATGCTAAATGTAATATGGATGTTTATGTTGATGGTAGATATGTGGGTTCGTATAAGTGTGATAAGCGTGCTAGAATAGTATTTAACATTTCCAGTGATGTTGGCAAGATTTTGAGTGATGCTTTGAGGAATGGTTTGAACATTGAGTTTAAGCCTTCACAACAACAGTAA
- a CDS encoding DUF47 family protein: MNLKPTYSAIWFGRKRELEVLNIVKVHFECILSTISALRDLVYTVCDGNFDEADRIFKIIFQRERDADDVKEKILDELSKGPFHPADKEEIMHLILTADDIASNAKSAGRKFCMARGAILPKDIGDGLRVLADLSFQITSKLKDAFEVLVMDPRKAVDVAEEVERLEEKIDDHRVGLIMMILSWGENYPKISRWLMIKEAVENIEAVVDKCEDTADVIRMISISRV; encoded by the coding sequence TTGAACCTCAAGCCAACATATTCCGCTATTTGGTTTGGTAGGAAGCGTGAGTTGGAGGTTTTAAATATTGTTAAAGTGCATTTTGAATGCATTTTATCGACTATTTCGGCTTTGAGGGATCTCGTTTACACTGTTTGTGATGGGAATTTCGATGAAGCTGATCGTATATTCAAAATTATATTTCAGAGGGAGAGGGATGCTGATGATGTTAAGGAGAAGATTTTGGATGAGCTTTCTAAGGGGCCATTCCATCCAGCTGATAAGGAGGAGATTATGCATTTAATTTTAACTGCAGATGATATAGCTTCAAATGCTAAGTCTGCTGGTAGGAAGTTTTGTATGGCTAGGGGGGCTATTCTTCCAAAGGATATTGGTGATGGCTTGAGGGTGCTTGCAGACTTATCCTTCCAAATAACATCTAAACTTAAGGATGCATTTGAGGTTCTGGTTATGGATCCACGTAAAGCTGTTGATGTTGCGGAGGAGGTGGAGAGGTTGGAGGAGAAGATTGATGATCATAGGGTTGGACTTATAATGATGATATTGAGTTGGGGTGAAAATTATCCGAAGATTAGTAGATGGTTAATGATTAAGGAGGCTGTGGAGAATATTGAGGCTGTCGTTGATAAATGTGAGGATACTGCTGATGTTATTAGGATGATAAGTATTTCAAGGGTTTAA
- a CDS encoding inorganic phosphate transporter, with protein MLDTTTILLAIGLALSFLLSISMGANDAATPTDCAVGARVVSIRRAITLFAIFTFIGATTQGFMVMKTIGKGVVSEIDIAGAVSISIATSIWVLYCSYRGLDVSVTHTTIGSVIGYGLAAYGLSGVNYDVLWNVVISWITSPLSAIALSYILYKLTAKILTGKPWTYRLEQAISAILIISLCFSAYSFGANDVGNATGAYVTVAMKVGRMPDYHTMLLLSIMGAIGIAIGGFVWGKNVIETVAFRITRIDVITGAIAEFSNALVVYLFTTIPYMIFGYGMPISTSIASNSSIIGVGLAKDYKAVNYRTVFKLVAGWISTIPMAAMISAIIYMALKMMVGVPTI; from the coding sequence TTGCTCGACACTACAACCATACTACTAGCAATTGGACTAGCATTATCCTTCCTCCTCTCAATAAGCATGGGAGCTAACGATGCAGCAACACCGACAGACTGCGCAGTAGGCGCAAGAGTGGTTTCCATAAGGAGAGCCATAACCCTATTCGCAATATTCACATTCATAGGGGCTACGACGCAGGGATTCATGGTTATGAAGACTATAGGTAAGGGGGTTGTTAGCGAAATAGACATTGCTGGAGCGGTTTCAATATCAATAGCAACATCAATATGGGTTTTGTACTGCTCATATAGGGGGTTGGATGTTTCAGTAACCCACACCACAATTGGAAGTGTCATTGGATACGGTTTAGCAGCCTATGGATTATCGGGAGTAAATTATGATGTACTATGGAATGTTGTTATAAGCTGGATTACATCACCACTATCTGCAATAGCACTATCATATATACTATACAAGTTAACAGCAAAAATACTTACTGGAAAACCATGGACGTATAGACTTGAACAGGCAATCTCAGCAATCCTAATAATCTCATTATGCTTCTCAGCATACTCCTTCGGTGCAAATGATGTTGGAAATGCCACGGGAGCATATGTTACAGTAGCCATGAAGGTTGGTAGAATGCCAGACTACCACACAATGCTACTACTATCAATAATGGGGGCTATTGGAATAGCCATAGGGGGATTTGTTTGGGGTAAAAATGTGATTGAAACAGTTGCATTCAGGATAACTAGGATAGATGTGATTACGGGTGCAATAGCCGAATTCAGCAATGCACTAGTAGTATACCTATTCACAACAATACCATACATGATCTTTGGATATGGAATGCCAATATCAACATCCATAGCAAGCAATTCATCAATAATAGGGGTTGGATTAGCAAAAGATTATAAGGCAGTAAACTATAGAACTGTATTCAAGCTCGTCGCTGGATGGATATCAACAATCCCAATGGCAGCAATGATCAGTGCAATTATATATATGGCGTTAAAAATGATGGTGGGGGTTCCGACAATATGA
- a CDS encoding adenylate kinase, whose product MRKIVIMGPPGSGKGTQAKIISEKYGLPHISIGDILRENIMKRTELGALVKQYIDRGELVPDNIIIELTLNTLRNMLREFGGYILDGYPRTIAQAEALEQTEMKPEIVIDIRLSEEECVKRLTSRRYCPKCGEIYNMILKPPRIDEICDKCGSKLLVRDDDKEDVVRRRFKEYYVKTKPVMEYYEKLGKLRVIDGSGSVDEVSRRIIGELGL is encoded by the coding sequence ATGAGGAAAATAGTGATCATGGGTCCACCTGGATCAGGTAAGGGGACTCAAGCAAAAATAATATCGGAGAAATATGGGCTACCACATATATCCATTGGAGACATATTGAGGGAAAACATCATGAAAAGGACTGAGCTTGGAGCCTTAGTTAAGCAGTACATTGATAGGGGGGAGCTGGTTCCAGACAACATAATAATCGAGTTAACACTCAACACACTTAGAAATATGTTGAGGGAATTTGGTGGATACATACTGGATGGATATCCAAGGACAATTGCACAAGCTGAAGCCTTAGAGCAAACAGAAATGAAGCCGGAAATAGTCATAGATATAAGGTTAAGTGAAGAGGAATGCGTCAAGAGGTTGACGAGTAGAAGGTACTGCCCAAAATGTGGTGAAATATACAACATGATACTGAAACCTCCGAGAATAGATGAAATATGCGATAAATGTGGAAGCAAACTACTGGTTAGGGATGATGACAAGGAGGATGTTGTTAGAAGGAGGTTTAAAGAATACTACGTTAAAACCAAACCAGTTATGGAATACTATGAAAAGCTTGGAAAGCTTAGAGTTATAGATGGAAGTGGAAGCGTAGATGAAGTATCGAGGAGAATTATTGGAGAATTAGGGTTGTGA
- a CDS encoding threonine synthase, translated as MPSRIASLKCVRCGCEFDHHQNINFCLNCGSIVEFQMDYDVIGSIVSKAKISLRGFNMWRYREFIPIEDYSNIVSMGEGWTQLIKSRRLGPNLGLKNLYFKLDSLNPTGSFKDRGASAAVSRALELKAPGLVGFSTGNAGVAQAAYCALANVGSIVLAPKYASREKVASIMMYGSRVLLIDGTFDDASRLAKAVADRLGWIYNGGVVNPIRQEGKKTLAYEICEQLGWSSPDWYIQSVGMGTAAIGACKGFKELLNLDWIGRMPRIACVQAEGCAPMVKAFKSNSEFVEPVMEPKTIASAIAVGNPVGWPLLNRYLRECNGLVEAVSDDEIIEAYKMLARFEGIYAEPAAAAPLALAKKLFESGIIDGGDVVVCVISGFGLKDVSATLRVVGEPPVVPSNVDNVLKALSQP; from the coding sequence TTGCCCAGTAGGATTGCTTCTTTGAAGTGTGTTAGGTGTGGATGTGAATTTGATCATCATCAGAACATAAACTTCTGTTTGAATTGTGGTTCCATAGTTGAGTTTCAAATGGATTATGATGTCATAGGATCTATTGTGAGTAAGGCTAAGATATCTCTTAGGGGGTTTAATATGTGGCGTTATAGGGAGTTCATTCCAATAGAGGATTACTCAAATATTGTCAGTATGGGTGAGGGTTGGACTCAACTTATTAAGAGTAGGCGTTTAGGTCCAAATCTAGGTTTGAAGAATTTATATTTCAAACTAGATTCACTTAACCCCACAGGGTCATTTAAGGATAGGGGGGCCTCAGCTGCTGTTAGTAGGGCTTTAGAATTGAAGGCTCCTGGACTTGTGGGGTTCTCCACTGGGAATGCTGGTGTTGCTCAAGCTGCATATTGTGCCTTGGCTAATGTTGGGAGTATAGTTTTAGCTCCAAAATATGCTTCTAGAGAGAAGGTTGCATCCATAATGATGTATGGGAGCCGTGTACTCCTCATTGATGGAACATTTGATGATGCAAGTAGATTGGCTAAGGCTGTGGCGGATAGACTTGGATGGATATATAATGGTGGTGTTGTGAATCCAATTAGGCAGGAGGGTAAAAAGACCCTTGCCTACGAGATTTGTGAGCAACTTGGCTGGAGCTCTCCAGATTGGTATATTCAATCTGTGGGTATGGGAACTGCGGCTATAGGTGCATGTAAGGGGTTTAAGGAGCTTTTAAACCTTGATTGGATTGGACGTATGCCTAGGATTGCATGTGTCCAAGCTGAGGGATGTGCCCCCATGGTTAAAGCATTTAAATCCAATAGTGAATTTGTGGAGCCCGTCATGGAGCCTAAAACCATTGCAAGCGCTATTGCCGTTGGAAATCCTGTTGGCTGGCCACTCCTAAATAGGTATTTGAGGGAGTGTAATGGTCTTGTTGAAGCTGTTTCTGATGATGAAATCATTGAAGCTTATAAGATGCTTGCAAGATTTGAGGGGATTTATGCGGAGCCTGCCGCAGCAGCCCCATTAGCTTTAGCTAAGAAGCTGTTTGAGTCTGGCATAATTGATGGGGGTGATGTTGTGGTATGCGTGATTTCTGGGTTTGGTTTGAAAGATGTTTCAGCAACTTTACGTGTTGTGGGTGAACCTCCCGTAGTCCCAAGTAATGTTGATAATGTTTTAAAGGCCCTATCACAACCCTAA